The following coding sequences are from one Panthera leo isolate Ple1 chromosome E1, P.leo_Ple1_pat1.1, whole genome shotgun sequence window:
- the PER1 gene encoding period circadian protein homolog 1 isoform X1 produces the protein MQPASWPREASTRLRAATAAGRRPEGARAARYCLGSNFSVLRGLRLPPHSPSQAARRPPRALVVASLPALFPPCPPHGADMNGPLEGADGGGDSGGGESFCPGGAPSPGPPQHRSCPGPSLADDTDANSNGSSGNESNGPESRGASQRSSHSSSSGNGKDSALLETTESSKSTNSQSPSPPSSSIAYSLLSASSEQDNPSTSGCSSEQSARARTQKELMTALRELKLRLPPERRGKGRSGTLATLQYALACVKQVQANQEYYQQWSLEEGEPCAMDMSTYTLEELEHITSEYTLRNQDTFSVAVSFLTGRIVYISEQAGTLLRCKRDVFRGARFSELLAPQDVGVFYGSTAPSRLPTWGAGASAGSGLKDFPQEKSVFCRIRGGPDRDSGPRYQPFRLTPYVTKIRVSDGAPAQPCCLLIAERIHSGYEAPRIPPDKRIFTTRHTPSCLFQDVDERAAPLLGYLPQDLLGAPVLLFLHPEDRPLMLAIHKKILQLAGQPFDHSPIRFCARNGEYVTMDTSWAGFVHPWSRKVAFVLGRHKVRTAPLNEDVFTPPAPSPALSLDSDIQELSEQIHRLLLQPVHSPSPTGLCGVGPAASPGPLLSPGSSSDSNGGDAEGPGPPAPVTFQQICKDVHLVKHQGQQLFIESRAWPPPRPRLPATGTFKAKTLSCQSPDPELEMVPAPVQAPLTLTPEEVERKEANGCSYQQINCLDSILRYLESCNIPSTTKRKCASSSCTTSSASDDDKQRTGPLPLGAKKDASAVLSGEGAAPQKEPVVGGALSPLALANKAESVASVTSQCSFSSTIVHVGDKKPPESDIIMMEDLPGLAPGPAPSPAPGPTVAPDPAPDAYRPVGLTKAVLSLHTQKEEQAFLSRFRDLGRLRGLDGSSPAPLAPGERGCHHGPAPPGRRHHCRSKAKRSRHHQTPRAEAPCFPSHPSPVPPSAPWPPPPATAPFPAMVQPYPLPVFPRGGPHPPPSAPASGPPAAFPAPLVTPMVALVLPNYLFPTPSGYPYGVPQTPAEGPPTPASHSPSPSLPPPPPSPPHRPDSPLFNSRCSSPLQLNLLQLEEPPRVEGGAVAGGTGSSAGPPPPSEEAAEPEARLVEVTESSNQDALSGSSDLLELLLQEDSRSGTGSASSGSGLGSGSGSGSHEGGSTSASITRSSQSSRTSKYFGSVDSSEAEAGTAPARAEPGDQVIKYVLQDPIWLLMANADQRVMMTYQVPSRDMASVLKQDRERLRAMQKQQPRFSEDQRRELGAVHSWVRKGQLPRALDVMACVDCGSSTRDPGHPDDPLFSELDGLGLEPMEEGGGEGGGGGGGSGEGEGGEEAGAQAGARASSSQDLAMEEEEQGGSPSSPALPATKNGTS, from the exons ATGCAACCCGCCTCCTGGCCCCGCGAAGCTTCCACTCGGCTGAGGGCTGCAACGGCGGCGGGCAGGCGGCCGGAGGGCGCTCGCGCGGCCAG GTACTGCCTGGGATCGAACTTCTCAGTTCTCAGAGGCTTGCGTCTCCCACCTCACTCCCCCAGCCAGGCCGCCCGGCGGCCCCCTCGTGCGCTCGTGGTGGCCTCTCTGCCCGCTCTGTTTCCCCCTTGCCCTCCCCATGGCGCAGACATGAATGGCCCCCTGGAAGGGGCCGATGGGGGAGGGGACTCCGGCGGGGGGGAGTCCTTTTGCCCTGGAGGGGCCCCATCCCCTGGGCCGCCACAGCACCGGTCTtgccctggccccagcctggCTGATGACACAGATGCCAACAGCAATGGCTCCAGCGGCAATGAGTCCAACGGGCCCGAGTCCAGGGGCGCATCCCAGCGGAGCTCACACAGCTCCTCCTCTGGCAACGGCAAGGACTCCGCCCTGCTGGAGACCACTGAGAGCAGCAAGAG cACAAACTCTCAgagtccctccccacccagcagcTCCATTGCCTACAGCCTCCTGAGCGCCAGCTCTGAGCAGGACAACCCGTCTACCAGTGGCTGCAG CAGTGAACAGTCCGCCCGGGCCAGGACCCAGAAGGAACTCATGACGGCTCTGCGGGAGCTCAAGCTTCGGCTGCCGCCAGAGCGTCGGGGCAAGGGCCGCTCTGGGACCCTGGCCACGCTTCAGTATGCTCTGGCCTGTGTCAAGCAGGTGCAGG CCAACCAAGAATACTACCAGCAGTGGAGCCTGGAGGAGGGTGAACCTTGCGCCATGGACATGTCCACCTATACCCTGGAGGAGCTGGAGCACATCACGTCTGAGTATACGCTGCGCAACCAG GATACCTTCTCCGTGGCGGTCTCCTTCCTGACGGGCCGCATCGTCTACATCTCGGAGCAGGCGGGTACCCTGCTGCGCTGCAAGCGGGACGTGTTCCGGGGCGCCCGCTTCTCTGAGCTCCTGGCCCCCCAGGATGTGGGCGTCTTCTACGGTTCCACTGCCCCATCTCGCCTGCCCACCTGGGGCGCCGGGGCCTCAGCAG GTTCAGGCCTCAAGGACTTCCCCCAGGAGAAGTCTGTCTTCTGCCGTATCAG AGGGGGTCCTGACCGGGATTCAGGGCCTCGGTACCAGCCATTCCGCCTAACGCCGTATGTGACCAAGATCCGGGTCTCAGATGGGGCCCCCGCGCAGCCATGCTGCCTGCTCATTGCAGAGCGCATCCACTCGGGTTACGAAG CTCCCCGGATCCCTCCTGACAAGAGGATCTTCACTACTCGGCACACGCCCAGCTGCCTCTTCCAGGATGTGGACGAAAG GGCCGCCCCCCTGCTGGGCTACCTTCCCCAGGACCTCCTGGGGGCCCCAGTCCTCCTGTTCCTGCACCCCGAGGACCGGCCCCTCATGTTGGCCATCCACAAGAAGA TCCTGCAGTTGGCTGGCCAGCCCTTCGATCACTCCCCCATCCGCTTCTGCGCCAGGAATGGGGAGTACGTCACCATGGACACCAGCTGGGCTGGCTTCGTGCACCCCTGGAGCCGCAAGGTGGCCTTTGTGTTGGGACGCCACAAAGTGCGCAC GGCACCCCTGAACGAGGACGTGTTCACTCCTCCGGCCCCCAGCCCAGCTTTGTCTCTGGACTCTGATATCCAGGAGCTGTCCGAACAGATCCACAGGCTGCTGTTACAG ccgGTACACAGCCCCAGTCCCACCGGGCTCTGTGGGGTCGGCCCCGCCGCTTCCCCGGGCCCTCTCCTCAGCCCTGGCTCCTCCAGTGATAGCAACGGGGGTGACGCTGAGGGGCCCGGGCCTCCCGCCCCG GTGACCTTCCAGCAGATCTGTAAGGACGTGCACCTGGTGAAACATCAGGGACAGCAGCTTTTCATCGAGTCCCGCGCTTGGcctccgccccggccccgcctccctg CCACAGGCACCTTCAAGGCCAAGACCCTTTCCTGCCAGTCCCCAGACCCGGAGCTGGAGATGGTCCCTGCTCCGGTCCAGGCTCCACTCACCTTGACCCCtgaggaggtggagagaaaagaagCCAATGGTTGTTCCTACCAGCAGATCAACTGCTTGGACAGCATCCTCAG GTACCTGGAAAGCTGCAACATTCCCAGCACCACCAAGCGTAAATGTGCCTCCTCCTCCTGCACCACCTCGTCAGCCTCCGACGATGACAAGCAGAGGACAGGTCCGCTCCCTCTGGGGGCCAAGAAAG ACGCATCGGCGGTGCTGTCCGGGGAGGGGGCCGCCCCACAGAAGGAGCCGGTGGTGGGAGGCGCCCTGAGCCCGCTCGCGCTGGCCAATAAGGCAGAGAGCGTGGCGTCCGTCACCAGTCAGTGTAGCTTCAGCTCCACCATCGTCCACGTGGGAGACAAGAAGCCCCCGGAGTCGG ACATCATCATGATGGAGGACCTGCCTGGCCTGGCTccaggcccagcccccagcccagcccccggcCCCACAGTAGCCCCTGACCCAGCCCCAGATGCCTACCGCCCGGTGGGCCTGACCAAGGCCGTGCTGTCCCTGCACACACAGAAGGAGGAGCAGGCCTTCCTCAGCCGCTTCCGAGATCTCGGCCGACTGCGTGGACTTGACGGCTCCTCCCCGGCCCCCTTGGCCCCTGGCGAGCGAG GCTGCCACCACGGCCCCGCACCCCCCGGTCGCCGACACCACTGCCGATCCAAAGCCAAGCGCTCACGCCACCACCAGACCCCCCGGGCTGAAGCCCCTTGCTTCCCCTCCCACCCGTCCCCCGTGCCACCCTCTGCCCCCTGGCCGCCGCCACCGGCCACTGCTCCCTTCCCAGCCATGGTCCAGCCCTACCCTCTCCCGGTGTTCCCACGGGGaggcccccaccctcctccctccgcccctgCTTCCGGGCCCCCTGCAGCTTTCCCCGCCCCCCTAGTGACCCCAATGGTAGCCTTGGTGCTCCCTAACTACCTGTTCCCGACCCCGTCCGGCTATCCCTATGGGGTACCCCAGACTCCCGCTGAAGGGCCTCCAACCCCGGCCTCCCACTCCCCGTCTCCGTccctgcccccaccgccccccagccctccccaccggCCCGACTCTCCCCTGTTCAACTCGAGATGCAGCTCCCCACTCCAGCTAAATCTGCTGCAGCTCGAGGAGCCCCCCCGTGTTGAAGGGGGTGCTGTTGCAGGGGGCACCGGGAGCAGTGCTGGGCCCCCGCCtcccagtgaggaggctgctgaGCCAGAGGCCAGACTG GTGGAGGTAACGGAGTCCTCCAATCAGGACGCGCTGTCGGGCTCCAGTGACCTGCTGGAGTTGCTGCTGCAAGAAGATTCTCGATCTGGCACGGGCTCCGCCTCCTCGGGCTCCGGCTTGGGCTCCGGGTCCGGGTCCGGCTCCCACGAGGGAGGCAGCACCTCAGCCAGCATCACAC GCAGCAGTCAGAGCAGCCGCACGAGCAAGTACTTTGGCAGCGTTGACTCTTCTGAGGCCGAAGCCGGGACCGCCCCGGCCAGGGCTGAGCCCGGGGACCAGGTCATTAAGTACGTGCTCCAGGATCCCATCTGGCTGCTCATGGCCAACGCCGACCAGCGTGTCATGATGACCTACCAGGTGCCCTCCAG GGACATGGCCTCCGTGCTGAAGCAGGACCGGGAGCGGCTCCGGGCCATGCAGAAGCAACAGCCTCGCTTCTCAGAGGACCAGCGCAGGGAACTGGGTGCTGTGCACTCCTGGGTCCGGAAGGGTCAGCTGCCTCGGGCCCTCGATGTGATG GCCTGTGTGGATTGCGGCAGTAGCACCCGAGACCCCGGCCACCCTGATGACCCGCTCTTCTCGGAACTGGACGGACTGGGACTGGAGCCCATGGAGGAGGGCGGAGgcgagggtggtggtggtggtggcggcagTGGCGAGGGTGAGGGCGGAGAGGAGGCCGGTGCTCAAGCTGGGGCCAGGGCCTCAAGCTCCCAAGACCTGGccatggaggaggaggaacaagGTGGGAGCCCATCCAGTCCAGCCTTACCTGCCACGAAAAATGGCACCAGCTAG
- the PER1 gene encoding period circadian protein homolog 1 isoform X3 → MQPASWPREASTRLRAATAAGRRPEGARAASLADDTDANSNGSSGNESNGPESRGASQRSSHSSSSGNGKDSALLETTESSKSTNSQSPSPPSSSIAYSLLSASSEQDNPSTSGCSSEQSARARTQKELMTALRELKLRLPPERRGKGRSGTLATLQYALACVKQVQANQEYYQQWSLEEGEPCAMDMSTYTLEELEHITSEYTLRNQDTFSVAVSFLTGRIVYISEQAGTLLRCKRDVFRGARFSELLAPQDVGVFYGSTAPSRLPTWGAGASAGSGLKDFPQEKSVFCRIRGGPDRDSGPRYQPFRLTPYVTKIRVSDGAPAQPCCLLIAERIHSGYEAPRIPPDKRIFTTRHTPSCLFQDVDERAAPLLGYLPQDLLGAPVLLFLHPEDRPLMLAIHKKILQLAGQPFDHSPIRFCARNGEYVTMDTSWAGFVHPWSRKVAFVLGRHKVRTAPLNEDVFTPPAPSPALSLDSDIQELSEQIHRLLLQPVHSPSPTGLCGVGPAASPGPLLSPGSSSDSNGGDAEGPGPPAPVTFQQICKDVHLVKHQGQQLFIESRAWPPPRPRLPATGTFKAKTLSCQSPDPELEMVPAPVQAPLTLTPEEVERKEANGCSYQQINCLDSILRYLESCNIPSTTKRKCASSSCTTSSASDDDKQRTGPLPLGAKKDASAVLSGEGAAPQKEPVVGGALSPLALANKAESVASVTSQCSFSSTIVHVGDKKPPESDIIMMEDLPGLAPGPAPSPAPGPTVAPDPAPDAYRPVGLTKAVLSLHTQKEEQAFLSRFRDLGRLRGLDGSSPAPLAPGERGCHHGPAPPGRRHHCRSKAKRSRHHQTPRAEAPCFPSHPSPVPPSAPWPPPPATAPFPAMVQPYPLPVFPRGGPHPPPSAPASGPPAAFPAPLVTPMVALVLPNYLFPTPSGYPYGVPQTPAEGPPTPASHSPSPSLPPPPPSPPHRPDSPLFNSRCSSPLQLNLLQLEEPPRVEGGAVAGGTGSSAGPPPPSEEAAEPEARLVEVTESSNQDALSGSSDLLELLLQEDSRSGTGSASSGSGLGSGSGSGSHEGGSTSASITRSSQSSRTSKYFGSVDSSEAEAGTAPARAEPGDQVIKYVLQDPIWLLMANADQRVMMTYQVPSRDMASVLKQDRERLRAMQKQQPRFSEDQRRELGAVHSWVRKGQLPRALDVMACVDCGSSTRDPGHPDDPLFSELDGLGLEPMEEGGGEGGGGGGGSGEGEGGEEAGAQAGARASSSQDLAMEEEEQGGSPSSPALPATKNGTS, encoded by the exons ATGCAACCCGCCTCCTGGCCCCGCGAAGCTTCCACTCGGCTGAGGGCTGCAACGGCGGCGGGCAGGCGGCCGGAGGGCGCTCGCGCGGCCAG cctggCTGATGACACAGATGCCAACAGCAATGGCTCCAGCGGCAATGAGTCCAACGGGCCCGAGTCCAGGGGCGCATCCCAGCGGAGCTCACACAGCTCCTCCTCTGGCAACGGCAAGGACTCCGCCCTGCTGGAGACCACTGAGAGCAGCAAGAG cACAAACTCTCAgagtccctccccacccagcagcTCCATTGCCTACAGCCTCCTGAGCGCCAGCTCTGAGCAGGACAACCCGTCTACCAGTGGCTGCAG CAGTGAACAGTCCGCCCGGGCCAGGACCCAGAAGGAACTCATGACGGCTCTGCGGGAGCTCAAGCTTCGGCTGCCGCCAGAGCGTCGGGGCAAGGGCCGCTCTGGGACCCTGGCCACGCTTCAGTATGCTCTGGCCTGTGTCAAGCAGGTGCAGG CCAACCAAGAATACTACCAGCAGTGGAGCCTGGAGGAGGGTGAACCTTGCGCCATGGACATGTCCACCTATACCCTGGAGGAGCTGGAGCACATCACGTCTGAGTATACGCTGCGCAACCAG GATACCTTCTCCGTGGCGGTCTCCTTCCTGACGGGCCGCATCGTCTACATCTCGGAGCAGGCGGGTACCCTGCTGCGCTGCAAGCGGGACGTGTTCCGGGGCGCCCGCTTCTCTGAGCTCCTGGCCCCCCAGGATGTGGGCGTCTTCTACGGTTCCACTGCCCCATCTCGCCTGCCCACCTGGGGCGCCGGGGCCTCAGCAG GTTCAGGCCTCAAGGACTTCCCCCAGGAGAAGTCTGTCTTCTGCCGTATCAG AGGGGGTCCTGACCGGGATTCAGGGCCTCGGTACCAGCCATTCCGCCTAACGCCGTATGTGACCAAGATCCGGGTCTCAGATGGGGCCCCCGCGCAGCCATGCTGCCTGCTCATTGCAGAGCGCATCCACTCGGGTTACGAAG CTCCCCGGATCCCTCCTGACAAGAGGATCTTCACTACTCGGCACACGCCCAGCTGCCTCTTCCAGGATGTGGACGAAAG GGCCGCCCCCCTGCTGGGCTACCTTCCCCAGGACCTCCTGGGGGCCCCAGTCCTCCTGTTCCTGCACCCCGAGGACCGGCCCCTCATGTTGGCCATCCACAAGAAGA TCCTGCAGTTGGCTGGCCAGCCCTTCGATCACTCCCCCATCCGCTTCTGCGCCAGGAATGGGGAGTACGTCACCATGGACACCAGCTGGGCTGGCTTCGTGCACCCCTGGAGCCGCAAGGTGGCCTTTGTGTTGGGACGCCACAAAGTGCGCAC GGCACCCCTGAACGAGGACGTGTTCACTCCTCCGGCCCCCAGCCCAGCTTTGTCTCTGGACTCTGATATCCAGGAGCTGTCCGAACAGATCCACAGGCTGCTGTTACAG ccgGTACACAGCCCCAGTCCCACCGGGCTCTGTGGGGTCGGCCCCGCCGCTTCCCCGGGCCCTCTCCTCAGCCCTGGCTCCTCCAGTGATAGCAACGGGGGTGACGCTGAGGGGCCCGGGCCTCCCGCCCCG GTGACCTTCCAGCAGATCTGTAAGGACGTGCACCTGGTGAAACATCAGGGACAGCAGCTTTTCATCGAGTCCCGCGCTTGGcctccgccccggccccgcctccctg CCACAGGCACCTTCAAGGCCAAGACCCTTTCCTGCCAGTCCCCAGACCCGGAGCTGGAGATGGTCCCTGCTCCGGTCCAGGCTCCACTCACCTTGACCCCtgaggaggtggagagaaaagaagCCAATGGTTGTTCCTACCAGCAGATCAACTGCTTGGACAGCATCCTCAG GTACCTGGAAAGCTGCAACATTCCCAGCACCACCAAGCGTAAATGTGCCTCCTCCTCCTGCACCACCTCGTCAGCCTCCGACGATGACAAGCAGAGGACAGGTCCGCTCCCTCTGGGGGCCAAGAAAG ACGCATCGGCGGTGCTGTCCGGGGAGGGGGCCGCCCCACAGAAGGAGCCGGTGGTGGGAGGCGCCCTGAGCCCGCTCGCGCTGGCCAATAAGGCAGAGAGCGTGGCGTCCGTCACCAGTCAGTGTAGCTTCAGCTCCACCATCGTCCACGTGGGAGACAAGAAGCCCCCGGAGTCGG ACATCATCATGATGGAGGACCTGCCTGGCCTGGCTccaggcccagcccccagcccagcccccggcCCCACAGTAGCCCCTGACCCAGCCCCAGATGCCTACCGCCCGGTGGGCCTGACCAAGGCCGTGCTGTCCCTGCACACACAGAAGGAGGAGCAGGCCTTCCTCAGCCGCTTCCGAGATCTCGGCCGACTGCGTGGACTTGACGGCTCCTCCCCGGCCCCCTTGGCCCCTGGCGAGCGAG GCTGCCACCACGGCCCCGCACCCCCCGGTCGCCGACACCACTGCCGATCCAAAGCCAAGCGCTCACGCCACCACCAGACCCCCCGGGCTGAAGCCCCTTGCTTCCCCTCCCACCCGTCCCCCGTGCCACCCTCTGCCCCCTGGCCGCCGCCACCGGCCACTGCTCCCTTCCCAGCCATGGTCCAGCCCTACCCTCTCCCGGTGTTCCCACGGGGaggcccccaccctcctccctccgcccctgCTTCCGGGCCCCCTGCAGCTTTCCCCGCCCCCCTAGTGACCCCAATGGTAGCCTTGGTGCTCCCTAACTACCTGTTCCCGACCCCGTCCGGCTATCCCTATGGGGTACCCCAGACTCCCGCTGAAGGGCCTCCAACCCCGGCCTCCCACTCCCCGTCTCCGTccctgcccccaccgccccccagccctccccaccggCCCGACTCTCCCCTGTTCAACTCGAGATGCAGCTCCCCACTCCAGCTAAATCTGCTGCAGCTCGAGGAGCCCCCCCGTGTTGAAGGGGGTGCTGTTGCAGGGGGCACCGGGAGCAGTGCTGGGCCCCCGCCtcccagtgaggaggctgctgaGCCAGAGGCCAGACTG GTGGAGGTAACGGAGTCCTCCAATCAGGACGCGCTGTCGGGCTCCAGTGACCTGCTGGAGTTGCTGCTGCAAGAAGATTCTCGATCTGGCACGGGCTCCGCCTCCTCGGGCTCCGGCTTGGGCTCCGGGTCCGGGTCCGGCTCCCACGAGGGAGGCAGCACCTCAGCCAGCATCACAC GCAGCAGTCAGAGCAGCCGCACGAGCAAGTACTTTGGCAGCGTTGACTCTTCTGAGGCCGAAGCCGGGACCGCCCCGGCCAGGGCTGAGCCCGGGGACCAGGTCATTAAGTACGTGCTCCAGGATCCCATCTGGCTGCTCATGGCCAACGCCGACCAGCGTGTCATGATGACCTACCAGGTGCCCTCCAG GGACATGGCCTCCGTGCTGAAGCAGGACCGGGAGCGGCTCCGGGCCATGCAGAAGCAACAGCCTCGCTTCTCAGAGGACCAGCGCAGGGAACTGGGTGCTGTGCACTCCTGGGTCCGGAAGGGTCAGCTGCCTCGGGCCCTCGATGTGATG GCCTGTGTGGATTGCGGCAGTAGCACCCGAGACCCCGGCCACCCTGATGACCCGCTCTTCTCGGAACTGGACGGACTGGGACTGGAGCCCATGGAGGAGGGCGGAGgcgagggtggtggtggtggtggcggcagTGGCGAGGGTGAGGGCGGAGAGGAGGCCGGTGCTCAAGCTGGGGCCAGGGCCTCAAGCTCCCAAGACCTGGccatggaggaggaggaacaagGTGGGAGCCCATCCAGTCCAGCCTTACCTGCCACGAAAAATGGCACCAGCTAG